One genomic window of Psychrobacillus sp. INOP01 includes the following:
- a CDS encoding aromatic acid exporter family protein: MKLGARIFKTGVAIVFSLFIADLLQLPSPVFAGIAAIFAIQPSIYRSYLTVTEQIQGNLIGAVIAVVFTLVFGNDYIAVGFAAIVAITLMLKLKLEKTISLALVTVIAIMEIQGDDFLVFALLRFAAMLVGVISAFIVNLVFLPPKFEKKLFNAIHYTQDEIIRWLRIAVRQASDHQSTKQTINQLKDRLVRVDQLYSFFKEERGYTKKANHTKGRKLVVYRELISTSYKSLDVLKKLHLHENELTQLPEHFRMMIKERLDALLTYHEQLHLKFIGKLRPEHMEWNDSEAFLQRQEVMDIFVKQITITQMEEEFSSYHLLHLLSSILKYEEQLEHVDRLITSYQNFHSEELTVQIEETPY, from the coding sequence ATGAAATTAGGAGCACGAATTTTTAAAACTGGGGTAGCTATTGTTTTCTCTTTATTCATAGCAGATTTACTTCAGCTTCCTAGTCCTGTTTTCGCAGGAATAGCAGCTATTTTCGCCATTCAGCCTTCTATTTATAGGTCCTATTTAACAGTAACCGAGCAGATTCAAGGGAATTTAATAGGGGCTGTCATTGCGGTGGTTTTCACCTTAGTTTTCGGAAATGATTATATTGCTGTTGGATTTGCTGCAATTGTGGCAATTACACTAATGCTAAAATTAAAGCTAGAGAAAACTATCTCACTCGCATTAGTAACTGTAATCGCGATTATGGAAATACAGGGTGACGACTTTTTAGTATTCGCTTTGTTACGATTTGCAGCAATGCTTGTTGGGGTAATCTCCGCATTTATTGTGAATTTGGTATTTTTACCTCCTAAGTTTGAAAAGAAGCTTTTCAATGCAATTCACTATACGCAGGATGAAATAATCCGTTGGCTACGAATAGCAGTTAGACAGGCGTCAGATCATCAATCGACTAAACAAACAATTAATCAATTAAAGGATAGACTTGTTAGAGTCGATCAATTGTACTCTTTCTTTAAGGAAGAACGTGGGTATACGAAAAAAGCAAATCACACAAAGGGAAGAAAATTAGTCGTTTACCGCGAATTAATTTCCACTTCTTATAAAAGCTTAGATGTACTCAAAAAATTACATCTTCATGAAAATGAATTGACTCAGCTACCAGAACATTTTCGGATGATGATAAAGGAAAGATTAGATGCTCTGTTAACCTATCATGAACAGCTCCATTTGAAGTTTATAGGTAAGTTAAGACCCGAGCATATGGAATGGAACGATTCGGAGGCATTTCTTCAAAGGCAAGAGGTAATGGATATTTTCGTCAAACAAATTACCATTACTCAAATGGAAGAGGAATTTTCGTCTTACCACCTTCTGCATTTACTGTCGTCTATTTTAAAATATGAGGAACAATTGGAGCATGTGGATAGACTGATCACGTCGTATCAAAACTTCCATAGTGAAGAACTGACTGTTCAAATTGAAGAAACGCCTTATTAA
- the nikC gene encoding nickel transporter permease: MVPNSTNDQVMATKETSTGPWRDAWRSFRKNKGALAGAGIVLFFVFLAFFGPWLAPQGINDQLLTDRLKPPSGQYWFGTDDFGRDIFSRIIHGARISLVVGFFSVIGSVVVGSILGIVAGYYGKWIDMIISRIFDIMLAFPSILLAIAVVSVLGPSLQNALIAIAIINIPNFGRLIRSKVLSIKEEEYITSAKAIGMRDIRILFSHILPNSMAPVIVAGTLAIASAIIEAAALGFLGLGAQAPAPEWGKMLADARMYLRNAPWTMIFPGLAIMLTVVGFNLMGDGLRDALDPKMKN; the protein is encoded by the coding sequence ATGGTTCCGAATTCGACAAATGATCAAGTAATGGCAACTAAAGAAACGTCGACCGGTCCTTGGCGAGATGCATGGCGTAGCTTTCGTAAAAATAAAGGAGCGCTTGCAGGAGCAGGGATTGTCTTATTCTTCGTATTTTTAGCATTTTTTGGTCCTTGGCTTGCACCACAAGGTATTAATGATCAGCTTTTAACAGATCGACTAAAACCACCATCTGGTCAGTATTGGTTCGGTACAGATGATTTTGGTCGAGATATATTTTCTCGAATTATTCATGGAGCAAGAATTTCCTTAGTGGTAGGATTTTTCTCTGTTATTGGTTCTGTAGTAGTTGGTAGTATTTTAGGTATTGTTGCAGGTTACTATGGTAAATGGATAGACATGATTATTTCAAGAATTTTCGATATCATGCTAGCTTTTCCAAGTATACTATTGGCAATAGCAGTAGTATCTGTTTTAGGGCCGTCTTTGCAAAATGCTTTGATCGCTATTGCAATTATTAATATCCCTAACTTTGGTCGACTAATACGTTCGAAGGTTCTAAGTATTAAAGAAGAGGAGTACATAACATCTGCTAAAGCTATTGGGATGAGAGATATTCGAATTTTGTTTTCTCATATTTTACCTAATTCAATGGCACCGGTTATTGTTGCAGGTACACTTGCAATTGCATCGGCCATTATTGAAGCAGCCGCACTAGGGTTCTTAGGACTGGGTGCTCAGGCACCTGCTCCTGAATGGGGAAAGATGCTAGCGGATGCCCGTATGTATTTAAGGAATGCTCCGTGGACGATGATTTTCCCAGGACTTGCAATAATGTTGACAGTAGTAGGATTTAACTTGATGGGCGATGGACTCCGAGATGCACTGGATCCTAAGATGAAAAATTAA
- a CDS encoding ABC transporter permease, producing MLHYIGKRLLQLIPVLLGMTFVVFMIIRAIPGNPAQVILGQLASKEAIEALEIKLGLNEPWYTQYFDYLVGLLKGDLGESMRTVQPVAEEIWPYLAATIELAFFAIIIAVIIGVNAGIISAWFQNSWFDYLAMVLALIGVSMPIFWLGLMEQWIFGVELQWLPTTGREEVRDPVNSITSMYIVDTIIQGRFDQLGTVLKHLVLPGIALATIPMAIIARMTRSSMLEVMRADYVRTARAKGQKMFWVVYKHALKNAIIPVLTVIGLQTGLLLGGAILTETIFGWPGIGRYIYEAISFRDYPVIQSGILVVAFIFVMINLFVDILYGLVDPRIKYD from the coding sequence ATGCTTCACTATATCGGTAAACGATTATTACAGTTGATACCAGTATTACTTGGTATGACATTTGTTGTATTCATGATCATACGAGCAATTCCTGGTAATCCAGCTCAAGTAATTCTAGGACAATTAGCATCTAAAGAAGCGATAGAAGCATTGGAGATTAAACTAGGCTTAAATGAGCCTTGGTATACACAATATTTCGACTATTTAGTTGGTCTCTTAAAAGGTGATTTAGGAGAATCGATGCGAACGGTTCAACCTGTTGCTGAAGAGATTTGGCCATATTTAGCAGCAACAATTGAGCTAGCTTTCTTTGCAATTATTATAGCAGTGATTATTGGAGTAAATGCAGGTATTATATCCGCTTGGTTCCAAAATTCTTGGTTTGATTATTTGGCAATGGTTTTAGCTTTAATAGGTGTATCTATGCCAATCTTTTGGTTAGGTTTGATGGAACAATGGATTTTTGGTGTTGAATTGCAGTGGCTTCCAACGACTGGTCGAGAAGAGGTCCGAGATCCCGTAAATTCCATTACTAGCATGTATATTGTAGATACAATTATACAGGGAAGATTCGATCAACTTGGTACTGTATTGAAGCATTTAGTGTTGCCAGGTATTGCATTAGCGACAATTCCAATGGCGATTATTGCTCGTATGACTAGATCAAGTATGCTCGAAGTAATGAGAGCGGACTATGTTCGGACAGCTAGAGCTAAAGGTCAAAAAATGTTTTGGGTTGTTTACAAACATGCTTTAAAAAATGCAATTATTCCTGTATTAACTGTAATTGGACTTCAAACAGGACTTTTACTTGGAGGCGCTATTTTAACAGAGACTATCTTTGGCTGGCCGGGAATCGGACGGTATATTTACGAAGCTATTTCGTTCCGTGATTATCCTGTTATTCAGTCTGGTATACTGGTTGTCGCTTTTATATTTGTAATGATTAATTTATTCGTAGATATTTTGTATGGGTTAGTAGACCCGAGGATCAAATATGATTAA
- a CDS encoding ABC transporter substrate-binding protein — translation MGKSKIWSFLLLMFVALTVVLAACSSDDSSDGDTEKDNDKGTTDTAEEKVLIFGRGGDSVSLDPAAVTDGESFKVTQNVLETLLNFGEQDTTINEGLATKWEPSEDGLTYTFTLREGVKFHDGTDFNAEAVVKNFERWAGGSEDLFPYYGSMFGGYDGDEGHVIESVTAEGDYTVIFKLTRAQAPFLKNIAMSPFAIASPTAFEAAGDKFGDSPVGTGPFKFVEWKRNDSITIEKNAEYWNSEEPKLDKVVFRSIPDNSARLNSLLNGEIDLADGVNPSDGSTVESEAALQLFERPSMNVGYLGLTSTRPPFDNQKVRQAVNYAIDKQAIVDAFFEGRAEVAKNPMPSSISGYNDDIPGYEYDPEKAKQLLAEAGFADGFEMELWAMPVPRPYMPDGTKVAEAIQKNLADVGITANIVSYEWATYLEKAKNGEADAFLLGWTGDNGDADNFIYVLLDEDNIGSNNYSYYSNPETHKILIEAQTEVDEEKRNELYKQAQEIIFEDAPWVPLAHSTPLLAGDAEIINFKPHPTGSDRLNKVDFK, via the coding sequence ATGGGGAAATCGAAAATATGGTCATTTTTGCTGCTGATGTTCGTTGCACTTACTGTAGTACTTGCTGCGTGTTCATCTGACGATTCATCAGACGGCGATACAGAAAAAGATAATGACAAGGGCACTACAGACACTGCGGAAGAAAAAGTATTAATCTTTGGTCGTGGAGGCGACTCTGTTTCACTAGATCCAGCTGCAGTTACGGACGGTGAATCATTTAAAGTTACACAAAATGTGTTAGAAACGTTATTAAACTTTGGTGAACAAGATACTACGATCAACGAAGGATTAGCTACAAAATGGGAACCATCTGAGGATGGACTTACGTATACGTTCACACTTCGTGAAGGTGTAAAATTCCATGATGGAACTGACTTCAATGCAGAGGCAGTAGTGAAAAACTTTGAACGTTGGGCTGGCGGTTCCGAAGATCTATTCCCGTATTATGGATCAATGTTCGGTGGATATGATGGGGACGAAGGTCATGTAATTGAATCAGTTACTGCTGAGGGAGATTACACAGTAATATTTAAGCTTACTCGTGCACAAGCACCTTTCTTAAAAAATATCGCGATGAGTCCTTTCGCAATTGCAAGTCCGACTGCATTTGAAGCAGCTGGCGACAAATTTGGTGATAGCCCAGTTGGTACTGGACCATTCAAATTTGTGGAATGGAAACGTAATGATTCTATTACTATTGAAAAAAATGCAGAGTATTGGAATTCAGAAGAGCCTAAATTGGATAAAGTTGTTTTCCGTTCTATTCCAGATAACTCTGCGCGTTTGAACTCACTTTTAAATGGAGAAATAGATTTAGCTGATGGTGTAAATCCGTCAGATGGTAGTACAGTTGAATCAGAAGCGGCTCTACAGTTATTCGAACGTCCATCTATGAATGTTGGATACCTTGGTTTAACAAGTACTCGTCCACCATTTGATAACCAAAAAGTTCGTCAAGCCGTAAACTATGCAATTGATAAACAAGCGATTGTCGATGCATTCTTTGAAGGGCGTGCAGAAGTAGCGAAAAATCCTATGCCATCATCTATTAGTGGATACAATGATGATATTCCTGGATACGAATATGATCCAGAAAAAGCGAAACAATTATTAGCAGAAGCTGGTTTTGCTGACGGATTTGAAATGGAACTATGGGCAATGCCTGTTCCACGCCCATATATGCCAGATGGCACAAAAGTAGCGGAAGCTATACAAAAGAACTTAGCTGATGTTGGCATAACTGCTAATATCGTATCTTATGAGTGGGCTACTTATTTAGAAAAAGCTAAAAACGGAGAAGCAGATGCATTCCTATTAGGCTGGACAGGTGATAATGGAGATGCAGATAACTTCATTTATGTATTGCTTGACGAAGATAATATCGGAAGTAATAACTACAGCTACTACAGCAATCCTGAAACACATAAAATCTTAATCGAAGCACAAACAGAAGTAGATGAAGAGAAGCGTAATGAACTGTATAAACAAGCGCAAGAAATTATCTTTGAGGATGCTCCGTGGGTTCCACTTGCACACTCAACACCTTTACTAGCTGGTGATGCAGAAATCATTAATTTCAAACCACATCCGACTGGTTCTGATCGATTAAACAAGGTCGACTTTAAGTAA
- a CDS encoding ABC transporter ATP-binding protein yields the protein MTEPLLKVEGLKKYFPIRTGLLGKHTGNVKAVDDISFFVNEGETLGIVGESGCGKSTTGRMLMRLLEPTEGKVTFNGKELTKISNDEMRKARREIQMVFQDPYASLNPRHTVEKILMEPLIVHNIGDPKSRKKKVHDFLEIVGLSSYHAKRYPHQFSGGQRQRIGIARALMTNPKLIIADEPVSALDVSIQAQVLNLMQDLQKELKLTYIFIAHDLGVVRHISDRVGVMYLGRMVELATSESMYAEPLHPYTKALLSAVPVPDPEFKREQIILEGDIPSPSNPPTGCTFHTRCPFKMDICVKEIPQLQEAKTGHFVACHLYNEQLQH from the coding sequence ATGACAGAGCCGTTGTTAAAAGTTGAAGGCTTAAAAAAATATTTTCCAATACGTACTGGACTGTTAGGAAAGCACACGGGGAATGTAAAGGCAGTCGATGATATTTCTTTTTTTGTTAATGAAGGAGAAACTTTAGGTATAGTTGGCGAATCTGGATGCGGTAAATCTACTACTGGCAGAATGCTTATGAGATTACTAGAGCCTACTGAAGGAAAAGTGACATTTAACGGAAAAGAGCTAACGAAGATTTCCAATGACGAAATGAGAAAGGCAAGACGTGAAATACAAATGGTATTTCAAGATCCATACGCATCCTTGAATCCTCGGCATACCGTAGAAAAGATTTTAATGGAGCCTTTAATTGTTCATAATATTGGAGACCCAAAGAGTCGGAAAAAGAAAGTACATGACTTTTTAGAAATTGTTGGTTTAAGTAGCTATCATGCAAAACGTTATCCACATCAATTTAGTGGAGGACAGCGGCAACGTATAGGAATTGCAAGAGCTTTGATGACTAATCCGAAGTTAATAATAGCGGATGAACCAGTATCTGCTCTCGACGTTTCCATACAGGCACAAGTTTTGAATCTCATGCAAGATTTACAGAAAGAACTAAAGCTAACCTATATCTTTATCGCCCATGATTTAGGAGTAGTTCGCCATATCAGTGACCGTGTAGGGGTTATGTACTTAGGTAGAATGGTAGAGCTTGCTACAAGTGAATCTATGTATGCTGAACCTTTACATCCTTATACAAAAGCTTTGCTGTCCGCGGTACCAGTGCCGGATCCAGAATTTAAACGTGAACAAATCATTCTAGAAGGAGACATTCCAAGTCCCTCTAATCCACCTACAGGGTGTACCTTCCATACAAGATGTCCTTTTAAAATGGATATATGTGTGAAGGAAATTCCACAATTACAAGAAGCTAAAACTGGTCATTTTGTTGCGTGCCATTTATACAATGAGCAACTGCAACATTGA
- a CDS encoding ABC transporter ATP-binding protein, with translation MGERQTILEVKDLQTSFFTDDGVIPSVDHIDFHVREGEILGIVGESGCGKSVTSLSIMGLVPSPPGKITSGQIMFEGKDLTKFSEKEMRKVRGNDVAMIFQEPMTSLNPLFTIGNQLLEAITLHKKDWNKKKAYARALEMLKLVGLPRAEELMKDYPHQLSGGMRQRVMIAMALVCDPKLLIADEPTTALDVTIQAQILKLMRELNERLNTAVILITHDLGVVAETCERVVVMYAGKVVEEGTVDTIFNNPQHPYTRGLIASVPDMRYKKQRLYSIPGSVPKPGSIKQGCRFAARCEFVFGRCSEENPPLYETSEGHKTRCFLFDEKEVLADDRAVVKS, from the coding sequence ATGGGAGAACGACAAACAATTTTGGAAGTGAAAGATCTTCAAACGTCCTTTTTCACAGATGATGGTGTTATTCCATCCGTAGACCATATTGATTTTCATGTAAGAGAAGGGGAAATATTAGGTATTGTTGGGGAGTCAGGATGTGGAAAAAGTGTAACATCTCTTTCTATTATGGGACTAGTTCCTAGTCCACCTGGAAAAATTACTAGTGGTCAAATAATGTTCGAAGGAAAAGACTTAACGAAGTTTTCGGAGAAAGAAATGCGTAAAGTACGTGGTAACGATGTTGCAATGATTTTCCAAGAGCCGATGACATCTTTAAATCCTTTATTTACTATTGGAAATCAATTGCTTGAGGCAATTACCTTACATAAGAAAGACTGGAACAAAAAGAAAGCATATGCAAGAGCGCTGGAAATGTTAAAACTAGTTGGACTACCTAGAGCAGAAGAGCTTATGAAAGACTATCCACACCAGCTCTCCGGAGGAATGAGACAACGTGTAATGATTGCAATGGCTTTAGTGTGTGATCCTAAGCTTTTAATAGCTGATGAGCCAACTACCGCTTTAGATGTAACAATTCAAGCTCAAATATTAAAACTAATGCGCGAGCTAAATGAACGTCTAAACACAGCTGTAATTTTAATAACACATGACTTAGGGGTAGTAGCGGAAACTTGTGAGAGAGTAGTAGTAATGTATGCAGGAAAAGTAGTGGAAGAGGGTACTGTGGATACGATTTTTAATAACCCACAACATCCTTATACGAGAGGCTTAATCGCTTCTGTTCCAGATATGCGTTATAAAAAACAACGACTTTATTCTATTCCTGGAAGTGTTCCAAAACCTGGTTCGATTAAACAGGGCTGCAGATTTGCCGCTCGCTGTGAATTTGTATTTGGAAGATGTAGCGAAGAAAATCCTCCATTATACGAAACATCGGAAGGTCATAAAACAAGATGCTTCCTATTCGATGAGAAGGAGGTTTTGGCAGATGACAGAGCCGTTGTTAAAAGTTGA
- a CDS encoding ABC transporter ATP-binding protein, with protein sequence MSSMKRYMQFVKPYNFQIFLTILIGIIKFAIPLFIPILIKIVIDDIIGAEALTNDEKITQLVYWLGGTALVFLIVRPPIEYYRQYLAQLVSNKILFDIRKNLYIHLQKLSLKYYSNTRAGEVISRVINDVEQTKNFVMIGLMNVWLDLATILIAIGIMLTMNVKLTLVTLLAFPFYAFSVKYFFGRLRDLTKERSQALAGVQSYLHERVQGMSIIKTFTLEKHEQKLFNETNGEFLDAAVKQTVWNAKAFAVVNTITDIAPLLVIAYAGYEAIHGRLSVGTMAAFIAYIERLYSPLRRLVNSSTTLTQSFASMDRVFELMDEEYDIVDKKGASTLGIASGEVTFSNVSFQYEKDGHMILEDVDFRVNAGETVAFVGMSGGGKSTIISLIPRFYDVTTGQVLIDGKDVRDVTIESLRQQVGIVLQDNILFSDSVKSNILMGKPGATDEEVMEAAKAANAHDFIMELPGGYETKVGERGVKLSGGQKQRVAIARVFLKNPPILVLDEATSALDLESESLIQDSLEKLASNRTTIIVAHRLSTITHADNIFVIEDGKVMESGSHVQLMNQRNIYYNLFQIQQLDIE encoded by the coding sequence ATGAGTTCGATGAAAAGATATATGCAATTTGTAAAACCATATAACTTTCAAATTTTCTTAACGATTTTGATCGGGATTATTAAATTTGCAATTCCATTATTTATACCGATTCTTATCAAGATTGTTATAGATGATATTATAGGAGCAGAAGCCTTAACAAATGATGAAAAAATAACTCAATTAGTTTATTGGCTTGGAGGGACTGCATTAGTATTTTTAATCGTCCGTCCACCAATAGAGTATTATAGACAATATTTAGCACAGCTGGTGAGTAATAAAATTTTGTTTGATATACGTAAAAATCTGTATATTCACTTGCAAAAGCTAAGCTTGAAATATTATTCCAACACCCGTGCTGGCGAGGTTATTTCACGTGTAATAAATGATGTGGAGCAGACGAAAAACTTTGTCATGATTGGTTTGATGAATGTTTGGCTGGATTTAGCAACTATTTTAATCGCTATCGGAATTATGTTAACGATGAATGTAAAGCTTACTTTAGTAACGCTATTGGCTTTTCCATTTTACGCATTCAGTGTCAAATATTTCTTCGGAAGATTACGGGACTTAACGAAGGAGCGTTCACAAGCACTAGCTGGGGTTCAAAGCTATTTACATGAGCGTGTACAAGGCATGAGTATTATTAAAACATTTACATTAGAAAAGCATGAACAAAAACTTTTTAATGAAACAAATGGAGAATTTCTAGATGCAGCAGTAAAACAAACAGTTTGGAATGCAAAAGCATTTGCAGTAGTTAACACGATTACGGATATTGCACCTTTACTTGTTATTGCTTACGCTGGTTATGAAGCTATCCATGGGAGACTTTCTGTAGGAACGATGGCTGCATTTATAGCATATATTGAACGTTTATATAGCCCGTTAAGACGGTTAGTCAATTCATCCACAACATTAACACAGTCTTTTGCTTCTATGGACCGTGTATTTGAGTTAATGGATGAAGAGTATGATATTGTCGATAAAAAAGGTGCCTCTACTTTAGGTATTGCTAGCGGTGAAGTGACATTTTCAAACGTTTCTTTTCAATACGAAAAAGATGGTCATATGATTTTAGAGGATGTCGACTTCCGTGTTAACGCTGGAGAAACAGTGGCTTTTGTAGGTATGAGTGGTGGCGGTAAATCAACTATTATAAGCTTAATTCCTAGGTTTTATGATGTCACCACTGGACAAGTACTAATTGATGGAAAAGATGTTCGGGATGTCACTATTGAATCTTTGAGACAGCAAGTTGGTATAGTGCTACAGGATAATATTCTTTTTAGTGATTCGGTCAAATCCAATATATTAATGGGAAAACCAGGTGCTACAGACGAAGAAGTAATGGAAGCTGCAAAAGCTGCAAATGCACATGATTTTATCATGGAGCTACCAGGGGGATATGAAACAAAAGTTGGAGAACGTGGAGTGAAGCTTTCAGGAGGTCAAAAGCAACGCGTTGCTATCGCACGAGTATTTTTAAAAAATCCACCTATATTAGTTCTAGATGAGGCAACTTCCGCATTAGATTTAGAGAGTGAATCTTTAATACAGGATTCTTTAGAGAAGCTAGCTTCAAATCGTACTACTATTATTGTAGCTCACCGGCTATCTACTATTACCCATGCAGATAATATATTTGTTATTGAAGATGGTAAAGTAATGGAGAGCGGTTCACATGTACAATTGATGAATCAAAGAAATATTTATTATAATTTATTCCAAATCCAACAACTTGATATTGAATAG
- a CDS encoding DUF402 domain-containing protein: MAIPNEGETIQIHSYKHNGRIHRVWQETMVLKGTKNIVIGANERTLVIESDGRTWITREPSICYFHAEYWFNIICMLREDGVYYYINMSSPFVYNNGMLKYIDYDLDVKVFPDMTYTILDEDEYEQHKKEMKYPEEIDGILDRNVEKLISWIKQRRGPFAPDFIEAWTSRYHFHKQLNE, encoded by the coding sequence ATGGCGATTCCAAACGAAGGAGAGACTATTCAAATTCACAGCTACAAGCATAATGGCCGAATCCACCGTGTCTGGCAAGAAACGATGGTTTTAAAAGGAACCAAAAATATTGTAATTGGTGCAAATGAACGAACACTTGTAATTGAATCAGATGGTAGAACTTGGATTACAAGAGAACCTTCTATTTGCTACTTTCATGCAGAATATTGGTTTAACATTATTTGTATGCTGAGAGAAGATGGTGTATACTATTACATCAACATGAGTTCTCCGTTTGTCTATAACAATGGAATGCTTAAGTACATTGATTATGATTTGGATGTGAAGGTATTTCCTGATATGACCTACACAATTCTAGATGAGGACGAATACGAACAACACAAAAAGGAAATGAAGTATCCAGAAGAAATTGATGGCATTCTAGATCGTAATGTAGAAAAGCTCATTTCCTGGATCAAACAAAGAAGAGGTCCATTTGCACCGGATTTTATTGAGGCATGGACAAGTCGTTATCATTTTCATAAACAGTTAAATGAGTAG
- a CDS encoding gamma-type small acid-soluble spore protein, whose amino-acid sequence MKNNRKQQNPNQEFASETDIQKVKEQNRQAELKKQQASGPQANRSSNPTK is encoded by the coding sequence ATGAAGAATAACAGAAAACAGCAGAACCCAAACCAAGAGTTTGCTTCTGAAACTGATATTCAAAAAGTTAAAGAACAAAATCGTCAAGCAGAGTTGAAAAAACAACAAGCTAGCGGTCCACAAGCAAATCGTTCTTCTAACCCAACTAAATAA
- the fabL gene encoding enoyl-[acyl-carrier-protein] reductase FabL, whose amino-acid sequence MTTNKVALVTGSSRGLGKAIAIELAKNGYDIVVNYARSKTAALETVKEIEALGRKTLLVKANVGDVEKLRVMFQTIKEEFGRLDIFVSNAASGVLRPIMELEESHWDWTMNINAKGMLFGAQEAAKLMPKGGKILGISSLGSIRYLENYTTVGVSKAAIESLTRYLAVELAPKGIVVNTVSGGALDTDALKHFPNREELLEDARVNTPAGRMVEIEDMVKTAMFLLSDDASMIRGQTIIVDGGRSIKM is encoded by the coding sequence ATGACAACAAATAAAGTTGCACTAGTTACAGGTAGTAGCAGAGGTTTAGGGAAAGCTATTGCTATTGAACTTGCCAAAAATGGTTATGATATCGTTGTAAACTATGCGAGAAGTAAAACTGCAGCCCTTGAAACAGTTAAGGAAATAGAGGCTTTAGGAAGAAAAACACTTTTAGTGAAGGCGAATGTAGGGGATGTAGAGAAGCTACGAGTTATGTTCCAAACAATTAAAGAAGAATTTGGTAGACTAGATATTTTTGTTAGCAATGCAGCGTCTGGTGTTTTACGTCCTATTATGGAATTAGAAGAATCACACTGGGACTGGACAATGAATATTAACGCAAAAGGAATGCTCTTTGGTGCCCAAGAAGCGGCAAAGTTAATGCCAAAAGGTGGAAAGATATTAGGGATAAGTTCTCTAGGGTCTATCCGCTATTTAGAAAACTACACAACGGTTGGTGTATCTAAGGCTGCTATCGAGTCACTTACAAGATATTTGGCTGTGGAGCTTGCTCCTAAAGGTATTGTAGTAAATACTGTTTCTGGTGGTGCACTCGACACAGATGCTCTTAAGCATTTTCCAAATCGGGAGGAACTACTAGAGGATGCCCGAGTGAACACACCAGCCGGACGAATGGTAGAAATCGAAGACATGGTAAAGACCGCTATGTTTTTACTATCAGATGACGCTTCTATGATCCGCGGACAAACAATCATTGTGGATGGTGGAAGATCTATAAAAATGTAA